Part of the Streptomyces sp. HSG2 genome, CCTTGTCGTGTCCACTCGCGCCCCCAGCCGACGCCTCGTCGAATCTCGACACACCGAACGTTGTCGGGGATCCCCGACGGCGGCGTCCTCGGGGGCGCCGCGCTTCCGCTCGGGGGCGCACCCGGCCCGCCACCCGACGGCCGGACGGTCGTCGAGGACATCCGGTCCACGTGCTGGCAGGATCGCCGCCGGAGGGCCCTCGCACACCTTTCGACACGAACTCTCCCCGAGGCCGGCCGGATCGCCGTCGCCGGCGCGGGGCCGACCGCCGGGCCCCGTGGGTGTGGTCGATCGACGGCGGCGACGGGAGGTTCGCCTCCGTGTCGGCCGGGGTCGGGTGGGGGACGGGGTCAGTCGGACCAGACGCCCGAGCGCAGCAGGCTTTCGATCGCCCTCGTGTACGGAGCGATGTCCAGACCCCGCTCGTCCAGCCACGTGTCCGAGTAGTACTTGTCGAGATAGCGCTCCCCCGGGTCGCACAACAGGGTGACCACGCTGCCGCGCTCCCCCGCCGCCACCATCTCGGCGACTATCTTGAGAGCGCTCCACAACCCGGTGCCGGTGGAGCCGCCCGCCTTGCGGCCTATCGCTCGTTCCAGAGCCCGTACGGAGGCGACACTCGCGGCGTCCGGCACCTTCATCATCCGGTCGATGGCACCGGGGACGAAACTGGGCTCCATGCGGGGACGACCGATGCCCTCGATGCGGGAGCCGCTCTCGCAGACCACGTCCTGGTCACCGGTGGTCCAACCCTCGAAGAAGCAGGAGTTGTCCGGGTCCGCGACGCAGACACGCGTGTCGTACTGCATGTAGTGCACGTAGCGGGCGAGGGTCGCGGAGGTGCCGCCGGTGCCTGCGGTCGCCACGATCCAGGCCGGCTCGGGGAACCGCTCCAGCCGCAACTGTCGGAAGATGGACTCGGCGATGTTGTTGTTGCCGCGCCAGTCCGTGGCCCGCTCGGCGTAGGTGAACTGGTCCATGTAGTGGCCGCCCGTCTCGGCCGCCAGACGGGCGGATTCCTCGTACAACCGGCGGGAGTCGTCCACGAAGTGACACCGGCCACCGTGGAACTCGATCAGGCGGATCTTCTCGGCGCTCGTGCCACGCGGCATGACCGCGATGAACGGCACGCCGATCAGGTTGGCGAAGTAGGCCTCGGAGACGGCCGTCGAACCGCTGGAGGCCTCGATCACCGGGCGGTCCGGACGGATCCAGCCATTGCACAGGCCGTAGAGGAAGAGCGAGCGGGCGAGTCGGTGCTTGAGGCTGCCGGTCGGATGGGTCGACTCGTCCTTGAGGTACAGGTCGATCCCCCAGTGCTCGGGGAGCGGGAAGAGCAGGAGGTGGGTGTCGGCCGAACGGTTGCTGTCGGCCTGCACCTTGCGTACGGCGTCTTTCAGCCACGCTCGGTAGTCCGGGTCGCTGCGGTCCACGTCGAGGGTGGCACGGGCGGCTCGGATCGATGCTGGTGTGGTCACGGCGGGGGCTCCTTACACTGCGCCGGGACGACGGGGCGCGCGCCCGACACTCCGATGATAACGCCCTCAACACCCCTCTCACCTGCATAAACACATCTTTGGGGACCTCCAAGCGCGGTTGCGGACGCCGCCGGGTGGTCAGAGCCGGCTCACCGTCGCACATCGGGGGCGCGTGACCCGCGCACGGCCCGGCGCAGACGAGATCTCGCACGAATCCGGGCGGAGCACGTACTGGTGTGCGGCACCGGCGGCGGGCAGACTGCATCAGGCGGGCAGGTCCCGCCGCGGGCAGAGGGGAACACGGTGCGCGCCGGAACCGCCGCACGGGGCCGGTCCGGCGCACCGACGCGCTATGAGGGGCGGCCATGACGGAGCCGGAGTACACGGCCACGGGGGTGCGGATCGACAGGCGACTGCGGTCGCTCACCCGCGCGGGGAAGGTGCGGATCAGCGGCGGCAGGCTGGAGTTGCTGACCAGCTACGACACCGAGATCGACAGCGCCCCGGTGCGGGCCGTGCGGGCCTCGCGCCCCTGGTTCTCCGGTGGCGACCGCGCGCTGGCGGACCTGGGCGGCAACCGCTACCGGCTGACACTGGACAGCGACCCCTCGGGGGGCGGGCCGGAGGCTCCCGCCGCCCGTCGCTTCATCGAGGCCGTGCGGCGGGCCGCCGGGCGGGACGACTGACCCCGACGTGAGTTGCGGCACTCCATCCCTTGCGTCACGCTGTTCTCACGTCACTCTGGGTTCACCGGCGACAACGCTGCGAACCAGCCCGCCGGTCGTGACGGCAGGCGGCGAGGCCCGCAAGGGCGCCTGCCGGATCCATCCGTCGTGTTCTTCCGGACCTCTACGTCGGGGAGTCGCAGCCGTGATCAGTCATCCGAGCAGGCACTGCACGGTGGAGCTCCAGGCCCTGCCGTCGCGGATCGGCCAGGTCCGCAGAATCGTCTCCGCGCAGTTGCGCTACTGGCATCTGGATTCCCTGATCGACCGGGCGGCGCTGGGTGTGACGGAGTTGCTCACCAACGTCCACCTCCACGCCCACCCCGACAAGACGTGCACGGTGGCGATGGAGCTGCTGCTCGACCGGGTCACCGTCTCGGTACACGACCGCGACCCGCGGTTGCCGGTGCCGGGCGAGGCCGACCCGCTGGCCACCCACGGCCGGGGCCTCGCCCTGGTCGCCTCGCTGAGCGAGAGTTGGGGGGCGACCCCGGAGGGAGACGGCGGGAAGGTCGTCTGGTTCGCGCTGCCGCGCCCCGAGGACGCCGCCGCCGTCGCCACGCGACCGGCACGGCACCTGGTCGAGAGCGTGAGCGCGGAGGCGTCGACCGATGGCGCGGTGATCGAGGTCTGTCCGCCTCCCGGCGCCCCCGCGCCGTCCGCCGTGCCGGGCTGACCGGGACGGAGGACGACCTGCCCGCGGCCGGCCGGCACCGATCGACGAGATCGCCGCGACATCACACCCCCTCCTCCCGGCGCAGCAGGCCCCTGCCGCCCGCCAGCACCCCCGCGAACAACAGGGCGGAGGAGATGAGGAAGACCCCACGCTGTCCGAGGGCGTGGGCGACGAGTCCGCCCACGCCGGCTCCCAGGGTCGCCGCGGCGCGCACCAGGGTCTTGTGCGTCATGGTGACGCGCCCCATGTAATCGCCGGGCACGCACGCCTGACGCACCGTGTTGACCGTGGCCGTCCAGAGGGTCATCGCGAGGCCGTAGACGGCGATGAACACCCAGGCCTGCACCGCGGAACCGGCGAGTCCGATCCCCAGGGCGGCGATGCCACCGGCGACCATGGCCCCGTACAACACCCCTCCCCTGCCCAGGAAACCGACCAGCCGACCCTCCAGCAGGGAGCCGAGCAGGCTGCCCACCCCGAAGGCGGCCACCAGCACCCCGAACCCCGTGCTGCTCAGCCCGAGGTCGTCCCGGGCGAACAGCACACCGATGGCGATCTGAGCGGCGCCGACGAAGTTGCAGAGCGCGGCGAGCACCACGATGCGGCGCAGCAGCGGGTGATGCCACAACATGCCGAATCCGGCGGCGGCCTGCCGGTAGAGCGTGGTCCGGGCGCCGGGACCGGGCTCCGAGCGCTGCCGGAACCGCCCACGCAGCAGAGCCACCAGGAGGGCCGAGATCAGGAACGACGCGGCGTCGAACGCGAACGGCAACGCCTGGTCGATGTCGAACAGAACCGCGCCCACCGGGTTTCCCACCGTCAGCGTCGCCGCCACCGAGCCACCCTGGAGCGCGGCGTTGCCCCGGTCCCGCGCGGCCGGCGGCACGATCACGGGAACGGTTCCCGCCCAGGCCCCGAGGTAGAAGCGTTGGCCGAGATCGAGTACGGCGGCCGCCGCCATGAGAAGCAGCAGGGTTCCGTCCCCCATCGCGATGGCGACGGCCAGCAGACCGGCCACCGCGGCCCGCGCCAGGTTCACGGAGTACATCAGGCGGCGCCGATCGAAGCGGTCGGCCACCACTCCGGCGGTCACCATGACAAGCGGCCACGGCAGTTGTCCGGCGAGGAACACCAGGGAGACCTTGCGCGGGTCGGAGGTCAACTCCGCGGCGAGCAGCGGAAGGGCGACGTAGCGCATCCCGCTCCCCAACCCGGAGACGACCACGGACGCCCAGAGCAGGCCGAAGCCACGTCCGTACCGAAGAGACGGTCGCCCGAGCACGGATCGGTGCCCCCTCTCTTCGGTGCTGACAGGGGACGGTACTGCGTCGACCGGAGGGGGTCGTCGTGGCGCGCCGAGAAGTCCGGGCCCGCCGGCGTCGCTCGGCACGAGACTCGACCGGACCGAGGGGGTCGGCCGCGCCCGTC contains:
- a CDS encoding PLP-dependent cysteine synthase family protein, which encodes MTTPASIRAARATLDVDRSDPDYRAWLKDAVRKVQADSNRSADTHLLLFPLPEHWGIDLYLKDESTHPTGSLKHRLARSLFLYGLCNGWIRPDRPVIEASSGSTAVSEAYFANLIGVPFIAVMPRGTSAEKIRLIEFHGGRCHFVDDSRRLYEESARLAAETGGHYMDQFTYAERATDWRGNNNIAESIFRQLRLERFPEPAWIVATAGTGGTSATLARYVHYMQYDTRVCVADPDNSCFFEGWTTGDQDVVCESGSRIEGIGRPRMEPSFVPGAIDRMMKVPDAASVASVRALERAIGRKAGGSTGTGLWSALKIVAEMVAAGERGSVVTLLCDPGERYLDKYYSDTWLDERGLDIAPYTRAIESLLRSGVWSD
- a CDS encoding ATP-binding protein; this encodes MISHPSRHCTVELQALPSRIGQVRRIVSAQLRYWHLDSLIDRAALGVTELLTNVHLHAHPDKTCTVAMELLLDRVTVSVHDRDPRLPVPGEADPLATHGRGLALVASLSESWGATPEGDGGKVVWFALPRPEDAAAVATRPARHLVESVSAEASTDGAVIEVCPPPGAPAPSAVPG
- a CDS encoding MFS transporter, translating into MLGRPSLRYGRGFGLLWASVVVSGLGSGMRYVALPLLAAELTSDPRKVSLVFLAGQLPWPLVMVTAGVVADRFDRRRLMYSVNLARAAVAGLLAVAIAMGDGTLLLLMAAAAVLDLGQRFYLGAWAGTVPVIVPPAARDRGNAALQGGSVAATLTVGNPVGAVLFDIDQALPFAFDAASFLISALLVALLRGRFRQRSEPGPGARTTLYRQAAAGFGMLWHHPLLRRIVVLAALCNFVGAAQIAIGVLFARDDLGLSSTGFGVLVAAFGVGSLLGSLLEGRLVGFLGRGGVLYGAMVAGGIAALGIGLAGSAVQAWVFIAVYGLAMTLWTATVNTVRQACVPGDYMGRVTMTHKTLVRAAATLGAGVGGLVAHALGQRGVFLISSALLFAGVLAGGRGLLRREEGV